From a region of the Falco peregrinus isolate bFalPer1 chromosome 5, bFalPer1.pri, whole genome shotgun sequence genome:
- the CPNE9 gene encoding copine-9 isoform X2 codes for MASPGALEPAAGSVPGTKVELTVSCRNLLDMDTFSKSDPVVVLFVQGSGSSEWKEFGRTEVIDNTLNPDFVRKFVLDYYFEEKQNLRFDVYNMDSKSCSVLKQDFLGQAFVALGEVIGSQRGRLERPLTGVPGKRCGTILLLAEELSNCRDIVTMQLCANKLDKKDFFGKSDPFLVFYRSNEDGTFTICHKTEVVKNTLNPVWQPFTIPVRALCNGDYDRTVKIDVYDWDRDGSHDFIGEFATSYRELSRAQSQFTVYEVLNPRKKCKKKKYVNSGTVTLLSFSVESEFTFVDYIRGGTQLNFTVAIDFTASNGMPSQPTSLHYASPYQLSAYALALKAVGEIIQDYDSDKLFPAYGFGAKLPPDGKISHQFPLNNNVDNPNCAGIEGVLESYLQSLRTVQLYGPTNFAPVINQVAGAAAQVTDGSQYHVLLIITDGVISDMLQTKEAIVTASALPMSIIIVGVGPAEFEAMEELDGDEVRVSSRGRFAERDIVQFVPFRDYVDDSGNQVLSMARLAKDVLAEIPEQLLSYMKTRDIKPRRAAPQ; via the exons ATGGCGTCTCCGGGAGCGCTGGAGCCGGCGGCCGGCAGCGTGCCGGGCACCAAAGTGGAGCTCACCGTGTCCTGCCG GAACCTGCTGGACATGGACACCTTCTCCAAGTCTGACCCAg TGGTGGTCCTCTTTGTGCAGGGCTCAGGAAGCAGCGAGTGGAAGGAG TTTGGGCGCACCGAGGTGATTGACAACACCCTGAACCCTGACTTCGTCCGCAAGTTTGTCCTCGACTACTACTTCGAGGAGAAGCAAAACCTCCGCTTCGATGT CTACAACATGGACTCCAAGAGCTGCTCCGTTTTAAAGCAG GACTTCCTGGGGCAGGCATTCGTAGCACTGGGGGAGGTGATCGGGTCCCAGCGAGGCCGTCTGGAGAGACCCCTCAC GGGGGTCCCAGGGAAGCGGTGTGGGaccatcctgctgctggctgaggagCTGAGTAACTGCCGG gacATCGTCACGATGCAGCTGTGTGCCAACAAGCTGGACAAGAAGGACTTCTTTGGAAAATCCGACCCCTTCCTCGTCTTCTACCGCAGCAATGAGGATGGCAC TTTCACCATCTGCCATAAGACGGAGGTGGTGAAGAACACGCTCAACCCGGTGTGGCAGCCCTTCACCATCCCCGTGCGTGCCCTCTGCAATGGTGACTACGACCG GACGGTGAAGATAGATGTGTACGACTGGGACCGGGATGGGAG CCACGACTTCATTGGGGAGTTTGCCACGAGCTACAGGGAGCTCTCCCGAGCACAGAGCCAGTTCACGGTGTACGAG GTGCTGAACCCcaggaagaaatgcaagaagaagaaatatgtgAACTCCGGCACC GTGACACTGCTCTCCTTCTCCGTCGAGTCCGAGTTCACCTTTGTCGACTACATCCGGGGCGG GACGCAGCTGAATTTCACCGTCGCCATTGACTTCACGGCCTCCAACG GGATGCCATCACAGCCCACCTCGCTGCACTATGCGAGTCCCTACCAGCTGAGCGCCTACGCCCTGGCACTGAAGGCGGTGGGGGAGATCATCCAGGACTACGACAGCGACAAGCTCTTCCCTGCCTACGGCTTCGGTGCCAAACTCCCACCTGACGGCAAGATCTCCCACCAGTTCCCCCTG AACAACAACGTGGACAACCCCAACTGTGCTGGCATTGAGGGTGTGCTGGAGTCCTACCTCCAGAGCCTGCGCACCGTACAGCTCTATGGTCCCACCAACTTTGCCCCCGTCATCAACCAGGTAGCTGG GGCAGCCGCCCAAGTGACAGATGGCTCGCAGTACCACGTCCTCCTCATCATCACCGATGGTGTCATCTCTGACATGCTGCAGACCAAGGAAGCCATTGTCACC GCTTCTGCCTTGCCCATGTCCATCATCATTGTGGGAGTGGGTCCAGCCGAGTTTGAGG ccatGGAGGAGCTGGATGGTGATGAGGTACGGGTGTCTTCCCGGGGACGGTTTGCTGAGAGGGACATCGTACAG TTTGTGCCGTTTCGGGATTACGTGGATGACTCGGGAAACCAGGTGCTAAGCATGGCCCGCCTGGCCAAGGACGTGCTGGCTGAGATCCCCGAGCAGCTCCTCTCCTACATGAAGACCCGCGACATCAAGCCGCGCCGGGCGGCCCCCCAGTAG
- the CPNE9 gene encoding copine-9 isoform X1, protein MASPGALEPAAGSVPGTKVELTVSCRNLLDMDTFSKSDPVVVLFVQGSGSSEWKEFGRTEVIDNTLNPDFVRKFVLDYYFEEKQNLRFDVYNMDSKSCSVLKQDFLGQAFVALGEVIGSQRGRLERPLTGVPGKRCGTILLLAEELSNCRDIVTMQLCANKLDKKDFFGKSDPFLVFYRSNEDGTFTICHKTEVVKNTLNPVWQPFTIPVRALCNGDYDRTVKIDVYDWDRDGSHDFIGEFATSYRELSRAQSQFTVYEVLNPRKKCKKKKYVNSGTVTLLSFSVESEFTFVDYIRGGTQLNFTVAIDFTASNGMPSQPTSLHYASPYQLSAYALALKAVGEIIQDYDSDKLFPAYGFGAKLPPDGKISHQFPLNNNVDNPNCAGIEGVLESYLQSLRTVQLYGPTNFAPVINQVAGAAAQVTDGSQYHVLLIITDGVISDMLQTKEAIVTASALPMSIIIVGVGPAEFEGELVFGDTREGRWKLCPFLRDAFSVLEERMVFLSLVATPPRLSDTGCPLPAMEELDGDEVRVSSRGRFAERDIVQFVPFRDYVDDSGNQVLSMARLAKDVLAEIPEQLLSYMKTRDIKPRRAAPQ, encoded by the exons ATGGCGTCTCCGGGAGCGCTGGAGCCGGCGGCCGGCAGCGTGCCGGGCACCAAAGTGGAGCTCACCGTGTCCTGCCG GAACCTGCTGGACATGGACACCTTCTCCAAGTCTGACCCAg TGGTGGTCCTCTTTGTGCAGGGCTCAGGAAGCAGCGAGTGGAAGGAG TTTGGGCGCACCGAGGTGATTGACAACACCCTGAACCCTGACTTCGTCCGCAAGTTTGTCCTCGACTACTACTTCGAGGAGAAGCAAAACCTCCGCTTCGATGT CTACAACATGGACTCCAAGAGCTGCTCCGTTTTAAAGCAG GACTTCCTGGGGCAGGCATTCGTAGCACTGGGGGAGGTGATCGGGTCCCAGCGAGGCCGTCTGGAGAGACCCCTCAC GGGGGTCCCAGGGAAGCGGTGTGGGaccatcctgctgctggctgaggagCTGAGTAACTGCCGG gacATCGTCACGATGCAGCTGTGTGCCAACAAGCTGGACAAGAAGGACTTCTTTGGAAAATCCGACCCCTTCCTCGTCTTCTACCGCAGCAATGAGGATGGCAC TTTCACCATCTGCCATAAGACGGAGGTGGTGAAGAACACGCTCAACCCGGTGTGGCAGCCCTTCACCATCCCCGTGCGTGCCCTCTGCAATGGTGACTACGACCG GACGGTGAAGATAGATGTGTACGACTGGGACCGGGATGGGAG CCACGACTTCATTGGGGAGTTTGCCACGAGCTACAGGGAGCTCTCCCGAGCACAGAGCCAGTTCACGGTGTACGAG GTGCTGAACCCcaggaagaaatgcaagaagaagaaatatgtgAACTCCGGCACC GTGACACTGCTCTCCTTCTCCGTCGAGTCCGAGTTCACCTTTGTCGACTACATCCGGGGCGG GACGCAGCTGAATTTCACCGTCGCCATTGACTTCACGGCCTCCAACG GGATGCCATCACAGCCCACCTCGCTGCACTATGCGAGTCCCTACCAGCTGAGCGCCTACGCCCTGGCACTGAAGGCGGTGGGGGAGATCATCCAGGACTACGACAGCGACAAGCTCTTCCCTGCCTACGGCTTCGGTGCCAAACTCCCACCTGACGGCAAGATCTCCCACCAGTTCCCCCTG AACAACAACGTGGACAACCCCAACTGTGCTGGCATTGAGGGTGTGCTGGAGTCCTACCTCCAGAGCCTGCGCACCGTACAGCTCTATGGTCCCACCAACTTTGCCCCCGTCATCAACCAGGTAGCTGG GGCAGCCGCCCAAGTGACAGATGGCTCGCAGTACCACGTCCTCCTCATCATCACCGATGGTGTCATCTCTGACATGCTGCAGACCAAGGAAGCCATTGTCACC GCTTCTGCCTTGCCCATGTCCATCATCATTGTGGGAGTGGGTCCAGCCGAGTTTGAGGGTGAGTTGGTGTTTGGAGACACCAGGGAAGGGAGATGGAAACTCTGTCCCTTCCTCCGGGATGCTTTCAGTGTCCTGGAGGAAAGGATGGTGTTTCTGTCCCTGGTGGCCACCCCACCAAGGCTCAGTGACACCggctgtcccctcccagccatGGAGGAGCTGGATGGTGATGAGGTACGGGTGTCTTCCCGGGGACGGTTTGCTGAGAGGGACATCGTACAG TTTGTGCCGTTTCGGGATTACGTGGATGACTCGGGAAACCAGGTGCTAAGCATGGCCCGCCTGGCCAAGGACGTGCTGGCTGAGATCCCCGAGCAGCTCCTCTCCTACATGAAGACCCGCGACATCAAGCCGCGCCGGGCGGCCCCCCAGTAG
- the CPNE9 gene encoding copine-9 isoform X3, whose product MQLCANKLDKKDFFGKSDPFLVFYRSNEDGTFTICHKTEVVKNTLNPVWQPFTIPVRALCNGDYDRTVKIDVYDWDRDGSHDFIGEFATSYRELSRAQSQFTVYEVLNPRKKCKKKKYVNSGTVTLLSFSVESEFTFVDYIRGGTQLNFTVAIDFTASNGMPSQPTSLHYASPYQLSAYALALKAVGEIIQDYDSDKLFPAYGFGAKLPPDGKISHQFPLNNNVDNPNCAGIEGVLESYLQSLRTVQLYGPTNFAPVINQVAGAAAQVTDGSQYHVLLIITDGVISDMLQTKEAIVTASALPMSIIIVGVGPAEFEGELVFGDTREGRWKLCPFLRDAFSVLEERMVFLSLVATPPRLSDTGCPLPAMEELDGDEVRVSSRGRFAERDIVQFVPFRDYVDDSGNQVLSMARLAKDVLAEIPEQLLSYMKTRDIKPRRAAPQ is encoded by the exons ATGCAGCTGTGTGCCAACAAGCTGGACAAGAAGGACTTCTTTGGAAAATCCGACCCCTTCCTCGTCTTCTACCGCAGCAATGAGGATGGCAC TTTCACCATCTGCCATAAGACGGAGGTGGTGAAGAACACGCTCAACCCGGTGTGGCAGCCCTTCACCATCCCCGTGCGTGCCCTCTGCAATGGTGACTACGACCG GACGGTGAAGATAGATGTGTACGACTGGGACCGGGATGGGAG CCACGACTTCATTGGGGAGTTTGCCACGAGCTACAGGGAGCTCTCCCGAGCACAGAGCCAGTTCACGGTGTACGAG GTGCTGAACCCcaggaagaaatgcaagaagaagaaatatgtgAACTCCGGCACC GTGACACTGCTCTCCTTCTCCGTCGAGTCCGAGTTCACCTTTGTCGACTACATCCGGGGCGG GACGCAGCTGAATTTCACCGTCGCCATTGACTTCACGGCCTCCAACG GGATGCCATCACAGCCCACCTCGCTGCACTATGCGAGTCCCTACCAGCTGAGCGCCTACGCCCTGGCACTGAAGGCGGTGGGGGAGATCATCCAGGACTACGACAGCGACAAGCTCTTCCCTGCCTACGGCTTCGGTGCCAAACTCCCACCTGACGGCAAGATCTCCCACCAGTTCCCCCTG AACAACAACGTGGACAACCCCAACTGTGCTGGCATTGAGGGTGTGCTGGAGTCCTACCTCCAGAGCCTGCGCACCGTACAGCTCTATGGTCCCACCAACTTTGCCCCCGTCATCAACCAGGTAGCTGG GGCAGCCGCCCAAGTGACAGATGGCTCGCAGTACCACGTCCTCCTCATCATCACCGATGGTGTCATCTCTGACATGCTGCAGACCAAGGAAGCCATTGTCACC GCTTCTGCCTTGCCCATGTCCATCATCATTGTGGGAGTGGGTCCAGCCGAGTTTGAGGGTGAGTTGGTGTTTGGAGACACCAGGGAAGGGAGATGGAAACTCTGTCCCTTCCTCCGGGATGCTTTCAGTGTCCTGGAGGAAAGGATGGTGTTTCTGTCCCTGGTGGCCACCCCACCAAGGCTCAGTGACACCggctgtcccctcccagccatGGAGGAGCTGGATGGTGATGAGGTACGGGTGTCTTCCCGGGGACGGTTTGCTGAGAGGGACATCGTACAG TTTGTGCCGTTTCGGGATTACGTGGATGACTCGGGAAACCAGGTGCTAAGCATGGCCCGCCTGGCCAAGGACGTGCTGGCTGAGATCCCCGAGCAGCTCCTCTCCTACATGAAGACCCGCGACATCAAGCCGCGCCGGGCGGCCCCCCAGTAG
- the CPNE9 gene encoding copine-9 isoform X4, with protein sequence MASPGALEPAAGSVPGTKVELTVSCRNLLDMDTFSKSDPVVVLFVQGSGSSEWKEFGRTEVIDNTLNPDFVRKFVLDYYFEEKQNLRFDVYNMDSKSCSVLKQDFLGQAFVALGEVIGSQRGRLERPLTGVPGKRCGTILLLAEELSNCRDIVTMQLCANKLDKKDFFGKSDPFLVFYRSNEDGTFTICHKTEVVKNTLNPVWQPFTIPVRALCNGDYDRTVKIDVYDWDRDGSHDFIGEFATSYRELSRAQSQFTVYEVLNPRKKCKKKKYVNSGTVTLLSFSVESEFTFVDYIRGGTQLNFTVAIDFTASNAERLRPGTEGGGGDHPGLRQRQALPCLRLRCQTPT encoded by the exons ATGGCGTCTCCGGGAGCGCTGGAGCCGGCGGCCGGCAGCGTGCCGGGCACCAAAGTGGAGCTCACCGTGTCCTGCCG GAACCTGCTGGACATGGACACCTTCTCCAAGTCTGACCCAg TGGTGGTCCTCTTTGTGCAGGGCTCAGGAAGCAGCGAGTGGAAGGAG TTTGGGCGCACCGAGGTGATTGACAACACCCTGAACCCTGACTTCGTCCGCAAGTTTGTCCTCGACTACTACTTCGAGGAGAAGCAAAACCTCCGCTTCGATGT CTACAACATGGACTCCAAGAGCTGCTCCGTTTTAAAGCAG GACTTCCTGGGGCAGGCATTCGTAGCACTGGGGGAGGTGATCGGGTCCCAGCGAGGCCGTCTGGAGAGACCCCTCAC GGGGGTCCCAGGGAAGCGGTGTGGGaccatcctgctgctggctgaggagCTGAGTAACTGCCGG gacATCGTCACGATGCAGCTGTGTGCCAACAAGCTGGACAAGAAGGACTTCTTTGGAAAATCCGACCCCTTCCTCGTCTTCTACCGCAGCAATGAGGATGGCAC TTTCACCATCTGCCATAAGACGGAGGTGGTGAAGAACACGCTCAACCCGGTGTGGCAGCCCTTCACCATCCCCGTGCGTGCCCTCTGCAATGGTGACTACGACCG GACGGTGAAGATAGATGTGTACGACTGGGACCGGGATGGGAG CCACGACTTCATTGGGGAGTTTGCCACGAGCTACAGGGAGCTCTCCCGAGCACAGAGCCAGTTCACGGTGTACGAG GTGCTGAACCCcaggaagaaatgcaagaagaagaaatatgtgAACTCCGGCACC GTGACACTGCTCTCCTTCTCCGTCGAGTCCGAGTTCACCTTTGTCGACTACATCCGGGGCGG GACGCAGCTGAATTTCACCGTCGCCATTGACTTCACGGCCTCCAACG CTGAGCGCCTACGCCCTGGCACTGAAGGCGGTGGGGGAGATCATCCAGGACTACGACAGCGACAAGCTCTTCCCTGCCTACGGCTTCGGTGCCAAACTCCCACCTGA